From the genome of Papaver somniferum cultivar HN1 unplaced genomic scaffold, ASM357369v1 unplaced-scaffold_21, whole genome shotgun sequence:
TGAATTGGAGTTCTATCCATCTTTGATGGATCTATAGTTCTCATCAATAATGCTTGTTTTAGTATTCTTAATTCCCTTTTTGTTCATGGTTTGGATGAACAGAAAAAAAATCAACCCACCAGAAATTGCCTCCAGGGCCAACAAAACTACCTCTTGTAggaaatttgcataacatgttggGCTTGACGCACCAGACACTCAGAGATTTGTCCAATAAATATGGTCCCCTGTTGCACTTGCAACTTGGTGAATTTTCTGTTGTCTTTGTCTCTTCACCAAGAGTTGCGAAACAGATAATGAACACCCACGACTTGGTTTTTGCAGATAGACCAGAATTTTTTGCTGGAAAAATTACGGGATACGACTCGAGTGGTATATCACTTTCACGCTATGGTGATTACTACAAGCAAGTACGAAGGATTTCTGCGATGGAGATCCTAAGTGCCAAAAAGGTTCCGGTCATTTAGATCACCAAGGGAGGAAGAAGTGtcaaatatgattcaaacaattTCATTGAAATCCGGGTCACCAATCAACTTGAGTGAGAAACTTTCATCCTTGAGCAATGACATAGTCTCCAGGGCAGCATTCCGTAATAAatgcaaaaaataaagaaatgctCGTCTCAGCACTGCATGAAGCCGCTAGTTTGGCAGATCTTACCTTTGAAGATATATTCCCGTCACTGAAATTGCATCATTTTATTGGTGGAATGAAAGAGAAACTTACGAGGATACGTAAAAAGATTGACACGATTCTTGAAGAAATGATTGAGGAACACAGAAGGGATAGATCATTGAGATATTTAGAGGAAGATTTTGTTGATGTACTTCTTCGGGTTCAAGAAAGTGGTGAGGTTAAGGTTCCATTGACAACCGATAATATTAAAGCAGTCATTGCGGTTAGTAACTCCTAGTGTTTAATTTTGACTGCATatgcataaaagaaagtgttcattGGCATATTGTTTTTAAGTattcgactttttttttttttttttttcaggatATATTTGCTGGAGAAACCGATTCTGTCCCTTCGTGAGTTCGTCAAGTGTCTGTGTGCAATAAGTAATGCTTATTACATGATTTTGTTAATTGTATGTCTGATAATAAGTGATGATCATTACATGATTTTGTCAAGTGTATGTCTGACAGTCTGTAATATGATTATTCCCGTCCCTGATGTTGCTTTATCATTTTGTAATTTGTATTGGTATAATTTGTATATTTGCTTTATATAAACTTAGCgtttttccaaaaaaacaaaaaaaaaaaacaacacaaaattggttaaaaaaatcaaaatcaacaattcgtaggtgaaaaggacatttagattttgatattgtttaaatggacaaaaatgtaaaaatagcctggatgtaaacagtttcatcctacccattttcaaatacttttcttatttttaatttacatcaggatgcatccagtttcatccttgctattttttaagtttaagtcaggatgaatccagtttcatccttgctatttttttggtgtccatttcacccataataatttttactcgtccatttgaaccaggttttaaaaatatttggacaaatgacccatttttgggaaaaaaaaaagCTTAATTGGCCATGAGTCTACTCATTTATGTTGGATGATCTTATATATACCTGGGTCCCAAGGAAAAAGAGAACGTGATAGGAACAGAAATTAATAGAGTTTAATTTG
Proteins encoded in this window:
- the LOC113339926 gene encoding cytochrome P450 CYP71D312-like, which encodes MLVSALHEAASLADLTFEDIFPSLKLHHFIGGMKEKLTRIRKKIDTILEEMIEEHRRDRSLRYLEEDFVDVLLRVQESGEVKVPLTTDNIKAVIADIFAGETDSVPS